The following DNA comes from Macaca thibetana thibetana isolate TM-01 chromosome 14, ASM2454274v1, whole genome shotgun sequence.
CATGAACCCTACTATGAACTGCACacgcaagggatctaggttgcacactccttgtatttatctgttttcatactgctataaagaactacctgagactgggtaatttataaagaaaggaggtttaattgactcacaattctgcatggttggggaggccttgggaaacttaccattatggcagaaggtgaaggggaagcaaggcaggtCTTACACAGTGTCGGGAGGCAGGGGagtaccacactttttttttttttagacagagtttcgctcttgttgcccaggctggagtgcaatggcacaatctcggctcactgcaaactccacctcccgggttcaagtgattctcctgtctcagcctcccgagtagctgggattacaggcacctgccaccacacccgactaatttttctatttttagtagagatggattttcatcatattggtcaggctggtcttgaactctggacctcaggagatccacctgcctcagtctcccaaagtgctgggatgacaggcatgagccaccgcatccgaagtgccacacttttaaaccatcagatcttgtgagaactcactcattatcatgagaacaacatgaggGAAATCTcgctcattatcatgagaacaacatgaggGAAATCTtgctcatgattcaatcacctcccacatagtccctcccctgacatgtggggattacagttcaacatgagatttgggtggggatacagagccaaaccatatcactccttatgagaatctaatgcctgatgatctgtcactgtcacACATCACCCCAGaagggactgtctagttgcaggaaaacaagctcagggctcctacTGATTctgcattatggtgagttgtatgaTTATTTCGTtatgtattacaatgtaataataatagaaataaagtgcacaataaacgtcatgtgcttgaatcatccccaaaccatccctcccccctgcctagtccatggaaaaattgtcttccacgaaacctgCCCCTGAtgctaaaaaggttggggaccgctgcttTAGAGGGACCGAGGTGGTATCTGAGGAGGAAgctctgctttgattttttttatgctGTGACTTTGTATGCAACACactcaaacaaaaatttttttttgacagagtctcactctgttgcccaggctggagtgcagtggcgtgatctcagctcactgcaagctctgcctcccgggttcacaccattctcctgcctcagcctcctgagtagctgggaccacaggtgcctggcaccacaccggactaattttttgtatttttagtagagatggggtttcactgtgttaggcaggatggtctccatctcctgaccttgtgatctacccaccttggcctcccaaagtgctgggattccaggcgtgagccaccgcgcccggccgcaacaCACTCAACTCTTAAGCGTAAAGCTCCTGGGAAGAGTGCGGGTGTTTGGCAGAGAGACTGGTTATGAATCCAGTTTCCATTCTTCagccttggtttccttttttGCAAACTGAGGATATGAATACTTAACTTGGAGAACTCTCGTGAGAACTCCTCACCCTTCTCTTAAGCCTTTAACTTAAACTGGGGTATAAcataaatattgtaaaatgtaCAAGCATAGTAAAGTATACAgtcagtgaattaaaaaaaaaaaatccatctatgTAACAATGTCCCAGATCAACAACTAGAACATTCCCACTGTGCCACTTACCCTGAAAGGTTCTCTCGTGCTTCTACAATATCCCCTCTGCACCCCTCGCCCAGGCAACCATCATTCTAGCTTTTCCTGCCGTAGATGAGgtttgcctgttctagaacttcatGGAAGAGGTATCACACGGCCTacactcttttgtgtctggcttcttttagcAAACATCATGCCCATGTGAGTCATCCATGCTGCTGTGAGTAGCAGGAGATCTTTTTCACTGCTGTGTATTTTCCGTTAtatgaatatgccacaatttaGCATCCATTTTTCTGACATCAGCCTCATTGCAGGTTTTGACTGCTATGAATAGAACTGTTATagaccctctttttttttttttttttttttttttttttctgaggcggagtcttgctctgtggcccaggctggagtgcagtggcatgatcttggctcactgcaacctctgcctcctgggtttaagcgagtctcatgcctcagcctctggagtagctgggattacaggcgtgcgccaccacgcccagctaagttttgtatttttagtagagatggtatttcaccatgttggccaggctgatctcaaactcctgaccttaagtgatctgcccaccttagcctcccaaagtgctgggattacaggtgtgagccaccacgcctggccttctggaatgttttatttttatcttttttttttttgagacagagtctcgctctgttgcctaggctggagtgcagtggtgcaatctggactcactgcaacctacacctcccgggttcaagcgattctcttgcctcagcctcctgagtagctgggattacaggcacacaccttcCCCCAAGGCCCACAGCCATGCATCTGACCTTTCCACATGTTGCTTATCCTACGTGGATGGAGCCAAAGGCAGATACCCTGCTGGGGGCCAGCTCTGAGCCTCTGTGGCCCTTCCCAGAACCAATCCGTTTCCTCTTTGTGGATCTGCAGGTGAGGTTGCAGGAGCGGGTGCAGCCAGTGTCATGTCTGCCCTGACTGACAAGGCCATCGTGAAGAAGGAATTGCTGTATGATGTGGCCGGGAGTGACAAGTACCAGGTCAACAACAAACATGATGACAAGTACTCACCGCTGCCCTATAGCAAAATCATCCAGCGGGCGGAGGAGCTGGTGGGGCAGGAGGTGCTCTACAAGCTGACCAGCGAGAACTGCGAGCACTTTGTGAACGAGCTGCGCTATGGAGTCGCCCGCAGTGACCAGGTGCGTCCTCCGCCCATGTGGCCTTTCCCAGGAACAAGACCATTCCCTCAGCTGACGGAGGCTGGGCATGGCTATGGAAGCATGAACAAGACAAAGTAGCAGAGACAGAATTACTGCCCTTAAGGATGTCACAGTTGGAGTGGGGACAAGGGTGGGGAAAGAGGCAAGTTGGCAGATCAGTGTAGTCGGGGCCGGGGGTGAGTGGCCAAGGAAGGGAGTCACAGACATGATATTCATTCCTGTTACCAAGCCCTCCCTAGCCACGTGTCCCTGAGATGGCCCTCCCAGCCCTAAAGGCAGGTTTTAGGACCCACTACCTTACAGATTGGGAAACTGAGCTTAAGTAACTTGTCTACAGCCATTCGTTTCATCAAAAAAATCTTTGTTGAGTCTCCAGACCTGGTACCTGTCTTTTCCTGTGCAGATAATtcgcagagctgggatttgaagccCAGGTCTGTGTGGCATAGCCGGATCATGCTTCTAAACAGCACTGTCTTCAGCTTGGCTGAACCCTAAGGGTGAATCTGGGAGACACTAGGGGATGCAGTTTTGTTCatttacttgattttatttttgtcattcctCTCCTTTCAATCTCGTTTTCTCCTCCCATTTTCTTGCACTTCTTCCCCCTCCCTTGCAGCCACTTCCATCTTTTTTTTGCATAGGTGAAAAGAACATTGGGAAGGTTCTTACATGGCTGTTGATACAAAAggacatgtatttttttcagtgaatgaTTAGGTTAAGATCCATCAGGCtgttcacttttattattattatttttgagatccAATTTCTTCTTTCCTGGTCAGTgtggtggttaagagcatgggctcCTGGAGTCAGGCCAACGTGGGCTGGACCTGGTCTCTGCCTTTTGCCGGCTGTCTGACCTCAGGAGAGTTAGTCCAGCTCCCTACACTTTGGTAAAGTACGAATGATAATACTCATCTTGGAGGATTACCATGTGAATTAAATAAGAGCATGTTTATTCTCAGCACAGTGCTGACTCAAAAAATTCACTGAATACATTGTAGTAGTAAAAATAGTCATaattatcctctttttttttttttttgcttggttcATCCAGTGCCTGGTCCACTGGCCTCTGTGGTCCACAGCGACTTGAATGGGAAGACATTGACCAACACCACCTGTAGGAATCACTCTTACTCTCTTCACACTGCTGATAACCAGCTGTGCTTACTACACCAACCCTCAAGTTTGTTAGGCAGCTCCTATACCTGTCTACAGTGAGATATTTGTTACCTTTAAACGGGTATCCTCTTACCTTTTTTTCAATCAGCTGGGTTATTAATGTTCAACAACTAGTTATATGTGAATGTTAAAGGTGATCAACTTAGAAATTGAGTAGGTGGTACATAGCTAACTAGGTAAAGAAAGGGCAGCATTGCCAATGTTTGTGAAGACTGCAGTCTGTCGGTCATGGCCTGGCTTCAACTTCCCCGAGAGTTGATAAGAGCTTTCTTCTGGGGAATCAGTGGGCAGGGCCATGAGAAGTTCGTTAGTGCCTGAATATTGGCAGGTTTCAAAAGGTGATGCAATGAAAGCAGGAGACCAGGGGATAGTGGCACTTACCACATCTATCTCTTGGGGATAACAGTCTTCAAAACATttgtctcttgtttttcttttcttttcttttcttttttttttttttttttttttttttgagacggagtctcgctttgtcgcccaggctggagtgcagtggccggatctcagctcactgcaagctccgcctcccgggtttacgccattctcctgcctcagcctcccgagtagctgggactacaggcgcccaccacctcgcccggctagttttttgtatttttagtagagatggggtttcaccatattagccaggatggtcttgatctcctgacctcgtgatccgcccgtctcggcctcccaaagtgctgggattacaggcttgagccaccgcgcccggccttgtttttcttttcttaaaacaattttattttaggctggtcacagtggctcacgcctgtaatcccagcactttgggagactgaagcaggcagaccacttgtggtcaggagtttgagaccagcctggccaacatggtgaaaccccgtctccactaaaaatacaaaggccgggcgtggtggctcacgcctgtaatcccagcactttgggaggccaaggtgggcggatcatgaggtcaggagatcacgaccatcctggctaacatggtgaaaccctgtctctactaaaaatacaaaaacgtagccagacatggtggtgggtacctgtggtcccagctacttgggaggctgaggcagaagaatggcgtgaacccaggaggtggagcttgtagtgagccgagatggcaccactgcactccagtctgggcaatggagcgagactccgtctcaaaaaaaaaaaaaaaaaaaaaaaaaaaaaaaaaattggccaggcgtggtggtgagtatctgtaatcccagctactcgggagactgaggcaagataatcacttgaacccgggaagcagaggttgcagtgagccaagatcgcaccattgcactccagcctaggcaacagagcgagacccagtctcaaaaaaaaacagagacgaggtctcactctgttgccaaggctggtcttgaactcctgagctcaaatgatcctaatgcctcagcctcccaaagtgctaggattatagacataagccactgtgcccggccacatttgTCTCTGGAGTCACACTTGATGAGGCATGGCTGTCATCTTGGTATCTCTTTTACTAGCATCCTAGAAATTCCTTCTGGTTCCCTGCTGTATTAATGCTTTTATCCTCTGTAGttcacatctttctcttttttggtttatgCCCTTGTTTTGGTAGACTACTTCCCCTAATAGTTTACTGAGAAATGGTACATTTGAAAAAGATCCCTAGGCAggcatgggggcatgtgcctgtaatcccagctactcgagaggctgaggcacaagaattgcttgaacccaggaggcagaggttgttgcagtgagctgagctgagatcatgccactgtactccagcctgggtgacagagtgagacttggtctaaacaaaacaaaacaaaaaaccaagaaacaaaaaacaaacaaaacaagatctCGCATGcctgaaaatatcttcattttatcctcacatttGATTAAGGCTGGGTATGGAATTTTAGGTtagaaacagtattttttttcagaattttaaaggcATTGGTTTATTGTCATCTAGTTTTTGCCACTGTGGTAGAGAAGTCTGAAGCTGTTCTGATTTTTGATCCTTTGTATGTGATCGATTATTTCTTTTCAGAACCGTATAGAATCTTCTCTTCATCCTcagtgttctgaaattttattacCTTGCACAGGTCTATTTTCAGTATTGTGCCAGGTACTCAATGACTCCTGTCAATTTGGAAACTCAGTTTCTTTAGTTCTGGGAAATTTTCCGTTTTGTGTTCTCTGGCATTCCTATTATTAGACTGTTGGACCCCCTAGACTGCTCCGctcattttcttatcttctctctcttgttttccatttatgtacctttttatttatttattaagacagagtctcgttttgtcgcccaggctagagcacagtggtgcgatgttggctcactgtagcctccaccttctgggttcacgtggttctcctgtctcagcctccagagcggctgggactacaggcatgtgccaccacacctgggtaatttttgtatttttattagagatggggtttccccatattggccaggctggtctggaattcctgacctcaagtgatctgcctgtttccgcctcccaaagtgctgagattacaggtgtgagccactgtgcctggcccatttatgtatcttttaaatttgaaagtgaacatttattgacAAATTTAGGTAtaatagaagtttttttttttttttgaagtagcaGTGACAATATTAGCATAAGAAAGGGAAACATGATAAAAAAATTGAGTTTCATCATTGGTAATCTTGCATTATGAGGTTTTTACTTACTCATGGTAAAACTCATGCTCCTATGCAGCAAGAAACTCCAAATACAGAGTACAAGACAACCCTGGGAATCAATAAGATGCTTTTTGAAATTCAGAGTGCTACATTAAGCATATTTGGTAGGTTTACAAAATATATCCTAATCATCTCATTTAGTTATTCTTTCAGCAGTTGTTAATAGAATAAACAATGGGTCtgaccaggcgtagtggctcacgcttgtaatcccagcacttcgggaggccgaggcgggtagatcacctaaggtcaggagttcaagaccacagtggccaagatggtgaaacctcatctctactaaaaatacaaaaattagctggccgtgatggcgggcacctgtaatcccagctactacggaggctaaggcaggagaatcgcttgaactggggaggcagaggttgcagtggactgagattgcgccactgcacaacagagcaagattccatctcaaaagaaaaaaaagaggtccACAAGTTTATATAAGTAGACATTTTTTTGTCAACACAAAATTGTTACATAATTAGTAAACTACATTGTCATTAGGaacaaatgctatttttaattttaatttttttagagaagggtcttcctctgttacccaggctggagtgcagtgccacaacctcagctcactactGCCTCaacgtcccaggctcaagtgatcctcccacctcagcttcccaagtagctaggactaggccaggtgcagtggctcacgcctgtaattccagcactttgtgagcctgaggtgggcagatcacttgaggccaggagtttgagaccatcctggccaacatggtgaaaccctgtctctactaaaaatacaaaaattagctgggcgtgattgcgggcacctgtagtcccaattactcaggaggttgaggcaggagaattgcttgaactctggaggtggaggttgcggtgagccaagattgcaccactgcactctagcctgggcaacagagcgagactctgtctcaaacacacacacacacacatacacacacacgcacacacaccaagtagctaggactacgggtgcacatcaccatgcccggctgatttttgtattttttttttttttttttttgagacggagtctcgctctgtggcccaggctggagtgcagtggccggatctcagctcactgcaagctccgcctcccgggtttacgccattctcctgcctcagcctcctgagtagctgggactacagacgcccgccacctcgcccggctagttttttttttttgtattttttagtagagacggggtttcaccgtgttagccaggaaggtcttgatctcctgacctcgtgatccgcccgtctcggcctcccaaagtgctgggattacaggcttgagccaccgtgcccagcccgatttttgtattttttgtagagacagggtctcactttgttgtctgggctggtcttaaactcctgagctctagcagccctcctgcctcagcctcccaaagtgctagaattataggtgtgagccactgtgcctggccacaaatgCTATTTAgagtaattaaataaaattccaaCTCTTGAGatagtaaaataagaaatgttttataCCATTATTCTTTTTGTTAACAATAATTTAACCCTTGCAAAATGAAACAATACAAATTGAACACATCACACTTTTCTTCCTGTGACTTTGGCCCTACCCATCTACCCATTCACTTGAAAGAGGCAAAACAATGATAACCAACAATGAAACACCATGAACAATTCTACGTGATCCCATCACAGAAAATGAACCCAGAATATTCTACAACACAAACAGAGGTGCCATCTCTACTGCTTCTAAagatttcctctttcatttcttggTCTAGAATgggggtttctcagcctcagcactagtGACATtatgggccagataattcttcaTTGTCGTGTCCTGTCCTGTggactgtaggatgtttagcagcatccctggcctctacacACTAGATACCAGCAGCATCCCATAGCCAGATGTAAGAACCAAAAATGTCtgtagatattgccaaattcccCCCATAGGGAAAAACTGTCTCCAGTTGAGAACTAGTGACTTAGGTGAGTAATGATCACTGACACATGCTGCGAGTCAAATTAACATAGaacttctggccgggcacagtggctcacgcctgtaatcccaagactttgagaggccgaggcgggtggattacgaggtcaagagatcgagaccatcctggccaacatggtgaaaccccgtttctactaaaaatacaaaaatgagctgggcgtggtggtgtgcacccgtagtaccagctactctggaggctgaggcaggagaatcacttgaacccaggaggtggaggttgcagcgagccgagatcacgccattgcattccaggtgggcaacaagagcaaaactccgtcccccccaaaacaaaacaaaacaaaaaaaagaactttgatgCATGCCCCATCTTGCTAGAGATGATAGATTTAGTACAAACGGGAAAATGTCCAccagtatttttctttgtaagcATTGTCAGTGCAGtgactttccttttcatttaactcgtgaggatatatatatatattttttgagacggagtctcgctctgtcgcccaggctggagtgcagtggtgcaatctccgctcactgcaagctctgccgcctcccgggttcacgccattctcctgcctcagcctccctagaagctgggactacaggtgcctgccaccacgcccggctaatttttttctattttcagtatagacggggtttcacggtgttagccaggatggtcttgatctcctgacctcgtgatccgcccgtctcagcctcccaaagtgctgggattacaggcgtgagccactgcgcccggccaaggatatttttgttttaaagaatctGATCAGTCATTATGTTTATTCGTGCTGAGCTCTTTGAAGCAGACTAGATTTTCCTTCAAAAGAATATTTATGATCAATCAAATTTCCCGAGAAGAAAgggaaacaatgaatttaaactaaAATGTAAGTTATGCTTTATATGCCTAAGAATATTCTAAAAAAAGATTCTCTTACTTTCCACCTACCTAAAAATATTTAGGTTTCAAAAAAGTTAGATTTTAGTAGGATCTTGTAAAGAAGCTTTCATACTGaatagtacttaaaaaaaaaaaaaagcaaccagaaGCTATACTCACAATGAAGTCTAGTctgagtgagagaaaatattaaggtaaaaagaaattgaagatgtgTCTGGTggccatatatacatatatatatatatatatatatatatatatataaacataaatctGGATAAATTGTGgggtattattttgaaattactgtAAATGAAACTGAATtcctatacaaatattttatttcttttaaaatgatttatttattattttttgtatacttGTTCACTGTTGGAAAATATACAACTATTTCATAACCATTCTTATATCGTGACCTCTAACAGTCTAAATTCCATTGCTTTCAGAATAACACTACAGTCGCCACTTCTTCTTTAATCCACCCTATAACGTTGTTGAAAGTGAAAGCAGCACAttagcactttcttttttctagaaatgATTCAGATTTCCCTAAATCAGGGCTTAACTCAGAAGAGCTttgtaatataaatgtataaatgtctgtagtctggtagaatttgtttgcccacttaaaaaaaaaaaaaaacaactagtcTTCTTCCTATTTCTAATGAGAGACAGCTTTTCTCTTTCACAATATCCTGATTTAAGACCCGTGACACACACCAGGTAGCCCATTTTCATGATCACAAATCCTGTAGTAATAACACAGCAGCTGGACTTTCAGTCTGCAGCACGAAAATGATCAATGGCATCTGAAGGTAGCACTGACTCTTGGAGAGACAGGTTTTCCCAGAAAGTTTGCGCTATTAGGACTACTAGCTTCCAACAGTCTTGCGTTTAATCATACTCTTTGACTAT
Coding sequences within:
- the PLAAT3 gene encoding phospholipase A and acyltransferase 3, which gives rise to MRALVPEPKPGDLIEIFRPFYRHWAIYVGDGYVVHLAPPSEVAGAGAASVMSALTDKAIVKKELLYDVAGSDKYQVNNKHDDKYSPLPYSKIIQRAEELVGQEVLYKLTSENCEHFVNELRYGVARSDQVRDVVIAASVAGMGLAAMGLIGVMFSRNKRQKQ